The following coding sequences are from one Treponema sp. J25 window:
- a CDS encoding SPOR domain-containing protein: MKRPWLLGCIAVVSLVLLPASSVWEGAAVQADGGLLPEKGYFIATSSFPRNTLVDIVNLENNRSLRVVVVQELDTAGLLALVSKEAAEYLGMKPRVVTRIRMSMPADPIAFSRFNEELVAPRDPDRNPSVFVEQNRARPEDSIVGSPIQEEAPVTSLAENKEPLPEKKPEETPVGPSLAETVPEAEALVEVPVPQEKEKNEGAVAQESSLAENKKEALPPVSAFETPMAPQNVETAHLEGFPPEEGKITEVPEPALAAQPPQEQKAETLYPQEPSSEVTVLIAEEPPQKEEPIGAPQKEEKETLTEAPPLKEEVPSTPPVTPEPEETEMVLVPAEERPPVLDTPEAQLPDSARVATLPPESPLAAPKEEQSQGEINLEIKEVPLEMAIPTPSTEAVAPVVKGPVKEVVPEVLSEKKASIPERILHVPVVRSLERGTYYIQLGSFRSAASLEGAIAKLNPRYPAVIQVSENKGELIYRLFVGPLNQGESTALLQQMKRLGYKDAFVKKEG, translated from the coding sequence ATGAAACGGCCATGGCTTTTGGGGTGTATTGCCGTCGTCTCTCTTGTCCTATTGCCAGCCTCTTCGGTGTGGGAGGGTGCTGCGGTCCAGGCCGATGGGGGCCTGTTGCCAGAAAAGGGCTACTTTATTGCGACAAGTTCTTTTCCCCGAAATACGCTGGTAGATATTGTGAATCTGGAAAACAACCGGTCCTTGCGGGTTGTGGTAGTACAGGAACTGGATACGGCGGGCCTTTTGGCGCTTGTTTCAAAAGAAGCCGCCGAATACCTGGGAATGAAACCCCGGGTAGTCACGAGGATCCGCATGAGCATGCCCGCAGACCCCATTGCCTTCTCTCGGTTTAATGAGGAACTGGTAGCTCCTCGAGATCCGGATCGCAATCCGTCGGTTTTTGTTGAGCAAAACCGAGCAAGGCCTGAGGACTCCATTGTCGGATCTCCTATTCAGGAAGAAGCTCCGGTGACATCTCTTGCTGAAAATAAAGAACCACTGCCGGAGAAAAAACCAGAAGAAACCCCTGTGGGGCCATCCCTGGCAGAAACCGTACCTGAGGCAGAAGCGCTGGTAGAAGTTCCTGTCCCTCAGGAAAAAGAAAAAAATGAGGGAGCGGTGGCTCAAGAATCTTCCCTTGCGGAAAACAAAAAAGAGGCATTGCCCCCCGTTTCTGCTTTTGAAACTCCGATGGCACCCCAGAATGTTGAAACCGCCCACCTAGAAGGATTCCCTCCAGAGGAAGGAAAAATCACGGAGGTGCCTGAACCTGCTCTTGCAGCTCAACCACCGCAGGAACAAAAAGCAGAGACCCTCTATCCTCAAGAGCCTTCTTCTGAAGTGACGGTGCTTATTGCAGAAGAACCTCCCCAAAAGGAAGAACCGATAGGGGCCCCTCAAAAAGAGGAAAAGGAAACACTTACAGAAGCGCCCCCTCTAAAAGAAGAGGTACCATCGACTCCTCCGGTTACTCCCGAACCAGAAGAAACGGAGATGGTCCTTGTGCCGGCAGAGGAACGACCACCCGTATTGGATACACCGGAGGCGCAGCTTCCTGACTCTGCTCGGGTGGCCACACTTCCGCCTGAATCCCCTCTTGCTGCCCCAAAGGAAGAACAGTCGCAAGGGGAGATTAACCTTGAGATTAAGGAAGTTCCTCTCGAAATGGCTATACCTACCCCTAGCACTGAAGCGGTAGCGCCGGTTGTAAAAGGACCGGTGAAAGAAGTTGTACCAGAGGTTCTATCTGAAAAAAAAGCATCCATTCCCGAGCGAATCCTTCATGTGCCGGTAGTGCGCTCCCTGGAACGGGGAACGTATTATATCCAGTTGGGGTCCTTCCGCAGTGCCGCTTCCCTTGAAGGGGCCATTGCGAAACTCAATCCACGATATCCAGCGGTAATACAGGTTTCAGAAAATAAGGGGGAATTGATATATCGATTGTTTGTGGGCCCCTTGAATCAGGGAGAAAGTACCGCCCTGCTCCAGCAAATGAAACGGCTGGGTTACAAAGATGCCTTCGTTAAAAAGGAAGGATAG
- the secA gene encoding preprotein translocase subunit SecA, with amino-acid sequence MLEKLFTALFGSQHERDLKALLPILHAVNEKEAWAASLPAEEFKRMTARFKERYQNGESLDSMLPEAFALAREAARRQLGERPYDVQVLGSIVLHQGKIVEMKTGEGKTLMSVAATYLNALTGKGVHVVTVNDYLASRDAQWMRPVFEYLGLTVGTILSDMDNDRRRQNYACDITYGTNNEFGFDYLRDNMRWDLEGRVQRGHHFCVIDEIDSILIDEARTPLIISGAAEDDTYKYFEVDKLLDTLEEVRKKENGEYPDETQGEEVIGDYKINEKNKTVSFTNAGMNKIEKLLQKRGLIKGSLFDEENFEYIHYFTQALRAHKLFHIDVDYVVQDGQVQIVDEFTGRILHGRRYSDGLHQAIEAKEHIKIAQRNRTLATITFQNYFRMYEKIAGMTGTADTEAVEFNKIYGLDVVVIPTNLPVIRIDEDDVVYLNETDKFNALCDEIEAAHKRGQPVLVGTVSIEKSEKVSALLTRRGIRHEVLNAKNHAREAVIIAEAGAKGAVTIATNMAGRGTDIKLGGNPEHRARKRAGTNATPEQYAKIYQEEYEKWKKDYEEVKNLGGLYVIGTERHESRRIDNQLRGRSGRQGDPGRSKFFISLDDDLMRLFGGERIKGMMARMGMEAGEPIFHPWLNKSIERAQKKVEERNFEIRKHLLEYDDVLNQQRKFIYEQRDAILADQNLIERVHSATEDMVRDRIEIYADMVRRDPAQAAKELSQFLREKFGYLLDPSLQQALRDKPEELASRIIQDLKQELIEKENLVGKENLNLFIRMQYLQAIDRKWLDHLENMEALREAVYLRSYGQKNPLTEYKIEGFQIFDTMIAEIRQEIASRLHLVRIQRPEERETRTVRPLVTIQNASHGSIGSFGGMVETGGRESVSGNRGAFQSAGQSGGSGQGATLGRSAGPARSEPEAATVVRTIPKVGRNDPCPCGSGKKYKYCHGR; translated from the coding sequence ATGTTGGAAAAGCTTTTTACTGCCCTGTTTGGATCCCAGCATGAACGGGATCTTAAAGCCCTGTTACCGATTCTTCATGCGGTAAATGAAAAAGAAGCTTGGGCGGCTTCACTGCCTGCGGAAGAGTTTAAACGGATGACCGCCCGTTTTAAAGAGCGGTATCAAAATGGAGAAAGTCTGGATTCTATGCTTCCCGAAGCCTTTGCCCTTGCCCGGGAAGCGGCCCGACGGCAATTAGGAGAACGGCCCTACGATGTTCAGGTTTTGGGGTCCATTGTATTGCACCAGGGAAAAATCGTGGAAATGAAGACCGGCGAAGGAAAGACCCTGATGAGTGTGGCCGCCACCTATTTGAATGCCCTCACCGGTAAAGGGGTGCACGTCGTAACGGTAAACGACTACCTGGCAAGCCGGGATGCCCAGTGGATGCGGCCGGTTTTTGAATACCTGGGACTTACGGTAGGGACCATCCTTTCTGATATGGACAATGACCGGCGCCGGCAAAATTATGCCTGCGACATTACCTACGGAACCAATAACGAATTTGGTTTTGATTACCTGCGGGATAACATGCGCTGGGATCTGGAAGGTCGGGTTCAGCGGGGTCATCATTTCTGCGTTATCGATGAAATCGACTCTATCCTTATTGATGAGGCCCGCACCCCCCTTATCATTTCCGGTGCCGCCGAAGATGACACCTACAAGTATTTTGAAGTAGATAAACTCCTGGACACCCTGGAAGAGGTTCGAAAAAAAGAGAACGGGGAGTATCCTGATGAGACCCAGGGCGAAGAAGTCATCGGCGATTATAAGATAAATGAAAAAAACAAGACCGTTTCGTTTACCAATGCGGGGATGAATAAAATCGAAAAGCTCCTGCAAAAACGGGGGCTTATAAAGGGTTCCCTCTTCGATGAAGAAAATTTTGAATACATCCACTACTTTACCCAGGCGCTGCGGGCCCATAAGCTGTTCCATATTGATGTGGATTATGTGGTCCAGGATGGGCAGGTACAAATCGTAGATGAATTTACCGGTCGTATTCTGCACGGCCGCCGCTATTCCGATGGACTTCACCAGGCAATCGAGGCAAAAGAACATATCAAAATAGCTCAACGGAATAGAACCCTCGCCACCATCACCTTTCAAAATTACTTCAGGATGTATGAAAAAATAGCCGGTATGACGGGGACCGCCGACACCGAGGCGGTAGAGTTCAATAAAATATACGGTCTTGATGTGGTGGTTATTCCCACCAACCTGCCGGTAATTCGGATTGACGAAGATGATGTGGTGTATCTTAACGAAACCGATAAATTCAACGCCCTCTGCGACGAAATTGAGGCGGCCCATAAACGGGGACAACCGGTTCTTGTGGGGACCGTCTCTATCGAAAAATCTGAAAAGGTTTCTGCCCTTCTTACCCGGCGTGGAATCCGCCATGAAGTGCTCAATGCAAAAAACCACGCCCGTGAAGCAGTAATCATCGCTGAAGCAGGGGCCAAGGGGGCGGTCACCATAGCAACCAACATGGCCGGACGAGGAACGGACATTAAGCTCGGAGGTAATCCGGAACATCGGGCACGAAAGCGGGCCGGGACCAATGCTACTCCAGAACAATATGCAAAAATATATCAAGAAGAATACGAAAAATGGAAAAAGGATTACGAAGAGGTAAAAAATTTAGGGGGCCTTTACGTCATCGGTACGGAACGGCACGAAAGCCGACGAATTGATAACCAGTTACGGGGACGTTCAGGACGACAGGGAGACCCCGGCCGTTCTAAATTCTTCATTTCCCTCGATGACGATCTCATGCGTCTCTTTGGAGGGGAACGAATAAAGGGTATGATGGCCCGCATGGGTATGGAGGCGGGGGAACCCATCTTCCATCCCTGGCTGAACAAAAGTATTGAGCGGGCCCAGAAAAAGGTGGAGGAGCGAAATTTCGAAATTCGTAAACACCTGTTGGAATATGATGATGTGCTTAATCAGCAACGGAAATTCATCTACGAACAACGGGATGCGATTCTCGCCGACCAGAACCTTATCGAACGGGTCCATAGCGCCACCGAAGACATGGTGCGGGATAGAATCGAGATCTATGCCGATATGGTCCGGCGGGATCCTGCTCAAGCCGCAAAGGAGCTTTCCCAATTTTTACGGGAAAAATTCGGCTACCTGCTCGATCCATCCCTCCAACAGGCCCTGCGGGATAAGCCAGAAGAACTGGCCAGCCGGATTATTCAAGATTTAAAACAAGAACTTATAGAAAAAGAAAATCTGGTAGGAAAAGAAAACCTTAACCTTTTCATTCGCATGCAGTACCTGCAGGCCATCGACCGTAAATGGCTTGACCACCTGGAAAACATGGAGGCCCTTCGGGAGGCGGTGTATCTCCGTAGTTATGGGCAAAAGAATCCCCTTACGGAATACAAGATCGAAGGATTCCAGATTTTCGATACCATGATTGCGGAGATCCGGCAAGAAATTGCAAGTCGGCTCCATCTGGTACGCATCCAGCGGCCAGAAGAACGGGAGACCCGCACCGTTCGGCCCCTAGTGACTATTCAGAATGCAAGCCATGGGAGCATCGGCAGTTTCGGTGGTATGGTAGAAACAGGCGGCAGGGAATCGGTGAGCGGAAACAGGGGAGCATTCCAGTCCGCGGGGCAAAGTGGAGGCTCCGGGCAAGGGGCTACGCTGGGCCGAAGCGCTGGCCCTGCCCGTTCAGAACCGGAGGCTGCCACGGTGGTACGAACCATTCCCAAAGTGGGTCGTAACGATCCGTGTCCCTGTGGAAGCGGGAAAAAGTATAAATACTGCCATGGAAGATAA
- a CDS encoding bifunctional ADP-dependent NAD(P)H-hydrate dehydratase/NAD(P)H-hydrate epimerase has product MKLVLSKEARLLDQEAIEGWGYPSEMLVEAAGRACWEVLQRQGFFTEHTGDEKIVVLVGSGNNGADALVVLKNLLFCGALTPASCAVVFCKAPVYPPQSVRDRLLFVVNRCGCPLYHWEEEKERITKFLQEAPFIIDGLLGTGVHQPISGAVQSLVDVVNEIRSQREAGKSPCIISIDIPSGLYDGWKAADGAVRADYTLAIEPLKACLFSPEGRKMAGTILPVTGIFPPPLLDSLTGGELQTFAEALPSLKKLASLPTNYKHERGVVEIYGGAEGTTGAPLLSARGAQYGGSGLVRLVVDNHLLPLVAPGAGGIMVVSQKGARERPLATDVMVVGPGWGNGPERASLFSELVRERPAGTGLVIDADALRWCENFSYGGKAVCTPHVGEMEQLLIRLNERSPLSFPQGKIVREMLLSQPLPLLQEVSRRLEAVILFKSHILWVVAPDGRWSVIDGLVPVLAMGGTGDVLAGLVGAVMARIKRQTGGVDPYQAAVIAGLLLMEAGKTVQKEGFCDPTAVVAAVGKLAGSLWLSQG; this is encoded by the coding sequence ATGAAGCTGGTGCTCAGTAAGGAAGCCCGTCTTCTCGATCAAGAGGCAATTGAAGGGTGGGGGTATCCTTCTGAAATGCTGGTGGAAGCGGCTGGCCGGGCTTGTTGGGAGGTACTCCAACGGCAGGGTTTCTTTACTGAACACACAGGGGATGAGAAAATTGTTGTTCTCGTCGGGTCTGGAAACAATGGGGCCGATGCATTGGTGGTACTCAAAAACCTGCTGTTTTGTGGAGCCCTTACACCTGCTTCCTGCGCGGTGGTGTTTTGTAAAGCCCCGGTATACCCGCCTCAGAGCGTAAGGGATCGACTCCTTTTTGTGGTAAACCGTTGTGGCTGTCCCCTCTATCACTGGGAAGAAGAGAAAGAAAGAATTACGAAGTTCCTCCAGGAAGCCCCGTTCATTATTGATGGTCTTCTTGGGACGGGAGTACATCAACCGATAAGTGGAGCGGTACAAAGCCTTGTGGATGTGGTGAATGAAATCCGTTCTCAAAGAGAGGCAGGGAAGTCTCCGTGCATCATTTCGATAGATATTCCGTCGGGCCTCTATGATGGCTGGAAAGCCGCTGATGGGGCAGTCCGCGCGGACTATACCTTAGCGATTGAGCCCCTTAAGGCATGTCTTTTTAGCCCCGAAGGAAGAAAAATGGCAGGCACCATTCTTCCTGTTACTGGTATTTTCCCGCCGCCTTTGCTTGATTCTCTTACGGGGGGAGAGCTCCAGACCTTTGCAGAGGCCCTTCCGTCCCTTAAAAAACTTGCTTCGCTACCGACAAACTATAAACATGAACGAGGGGTGGTAGAAATTTATGGAGGGGCAGAGGGAACCACGGGAGCCCCCCTCTTAAGTGCCCGAGGAGCCCAGTATGGCGGCTCTGGTTTGGTGCGACTTGTGGTGGATAATCACCTTCTTCCCCTCGTTGCGCCGGGGGCAGGGGGCATCATGGTGGTCTCTCAGAAGGGGGCCCGGGAGCGCCCCTTAGCTACGGACGTGATGGTAGTAGGGCCTGGCTGGGGGAATGGCCCAGAACGGGCTTCTTTGTTTTCAGAACTGGTGAGAGAGCGGCCTGCGGGAACGGGACTCGTCATTGATGCGGATGCCCTTCGGTGGTGCGAAAATTTTTCCTATGGGGGGAAGGCGGTCTGTACTCCCCATGTAGGAGAAATGGAGCAACTCCTTATAAGGCTTAATGAACGGAGCCCTCTCTCTTTTCCACAAGGAAAAATCGTTCGGGAAATGCTACTTTCCCAGCCCCTTCCGTTGCTTCAAGAAGTTTCTCGCCGCTTAGAGGCGGTTATTCTTTTTAAATCCCATATCCTCTGGGTTGTTGCTCCCGACGGCCGATGGTCCGTCATTGATGGCCTTGTGCCTGTTCTGGCAATGGGAGGAACGGGGGATGTTCTCGCGGGGCTTGTGGGGGCGGTGATGGCCCGCATAAAACGGCAAACTGGAGGAGTAGATCCGTACCAGGCCGCGGTGATAGCTGGATTGCTTCTTATGGAAGCAGGAAAAACGGTACAAAAAGAAGGTTTCTGTGATCCTACTGCGGTAGTTGCCGCGGTGGGGAAATTGGCAGGTTCTTTGTGGCTTTCTCAGGGATAA
- a CDS encoding (deoxy)nucleoside triphosphate pyrophosphohydrolase produces the protein MAVQRSVAGVAIRDRKIFVAQRKAGGSMGERWEFPGGKVEAGERDEDALVREFQEELELSITVGPLIGKTSFVHNGVPRELYAYEVTFSGEPSSLHEHLQVRWVSLPELNTLRFADSDGKIVEAIVSYLEKK, from the coding sequence GTGGCTGTTCAGCGTTCAGTGGCAGGGGTTGCTATTCGGGATAGAAAGATTTTTGTGGCCCAACGAAAAGCTGGTGGTTCCATGGGAGAGCGCTGGGAATTCCCGGGGGGTAAAGTAGAAGCGGGTGAACGAGATGAAGATGCCCTTGTTCGGGAATTTCAGGAAGAGCTTGAGCTTTCTATTACGGTAGGTCCTCTGATTGGAAAAACCTCTTTTGTTCACAATGGTGTGCCCCGAGAACTTTACGCTTATGAAGTGACATTTTCAGGAGAGCCTTCTTCCCTCCATGAACATTTGCAGGTGCGGTGGGTTTCTCTCCCGGAACTGAACACCCTTCGATTTGCCGATTCGGATGGCAAAATAGTAGAGGCTATTGTATCCTACCTGGAGAAAAAATGA
- a CDS encoding DUF445 family protein, with the protein MNRFLVFIVPPLVGAIIGYVTNAIAIKMLFRPLRPWYIGRWRVPFTPGILPRQREKLADNIGRMVERELITPHLIQQRLAHPEIQTAVAATIKTFSLPLMTRPLHVHVASLSKFVQSLGKKTDAPTSQEPAVADGVVLFVQKILFSPPVQTLIQRGIEAVEQSLEERTVPELLHWTAEECSERVRTFFWNLLEQHQETLIRQVEELLERLYDPLTGAAIGLLKTEQVRKKLEHHGRAFLKRVILRLNVFQRLFLSAAQYDKTLDEKMPEIIQDLIEELERMLSDQKNKKVIIEYVRREFSKFIGSTSNRIQIATFLYTLVVPLLSLPVGKLVEKVGLGNLQSVGTALQEKLKDFLAQLNYEKLTAFIQGGEKPLLDNSLQELLGLKEDDIDRLSTVLTSALLSFVEGQVEGILGALNVKEVVRQRINSLEMEEVERIVLDVMASQFQWINIFGAILGALIGIGQVGLSFFMK; encoded by the coding sequence ATGAATAGGTTCCTTGTCTTTATTGTTCCTCCCCTGGTGGGGGCAATTATTGGGTATGTAACCAATGCCATCGCCATTAAAATGTTGTTTCGTCCCCTCAGGCCCTGGTATATTGGTCGCTGGCGTGTTCCCTTTACCCCGGGAATTTTGCCCCGTCAACGGGAGAAACTGGCCGATAATATTGGGCGGATGGTAGAACGGGAGCTTATTACTCCCCACCTTATTCAGCAGCGCCTTGCCCACCCCGAGATACAAACGGCCGTAGCTGCCACCATCAAAACGTTTTCCCTTCCCCTTATGACTCGCCCGCTGCATGTCCATGTGGCTAGTCTTTCAAAGTTTGTGCAATCCCTGGGAAAGAAAACCGACGCTCCCACCTCTCAGGAACCGGCGGTGGCGGATGGGGTGGTTCTTTTTGTGCAAAAGATTCTTTTTTCTCCTCCTGTTCAGACCCTGATTCAGCGGGGAATCGAAGCGGTGGAACAGTCCCTGGAAGAGCGGACGGTGCCCGAATTGTTACACTGGACCGCGGAGGAATGTTCAGAGCGGGTACGGACTTTTTTCTGGAACCTTTTGGAGCAACACCAGGAGACTCTGATTCGCCAGGTGGAAGAACTGCTTGAACGCCTTTATGACCCCCTCACGGGAGCTGCCATAGGATTGCTTAAAACCGAACAGGTCCGGAAGAAACTGGAGCACCATGGGAGAGCTTTTTTGAAACGGGTCATATTACGGCTCAATGTTTTTCAGCGCCTGTTCTTATCCGCTGCCCAGTATGATAAGACCCTGGATGAAAAAATGCCCGAAATCATTCAGGATCTCATTGAAGAACTGGAACGTATGCTTTCGGATCAAAAAAATAAAAAAGTAATAATTGAATATGTACGGAGAGAATTTTCGAAATTCATAGGAAGTACTTCTAACCGTATCCAAATTGCTACATTCCTGTATACCCTGGTGGTGCCCCTCCTTTCTCTTCCGGTAGGGAAACTGGTGGAAAAGGTGGGTCTGGGGAATCTTCAGTCGGTTGGGACGGCCCTGCAAGAAAAATTAAAAGACTTTCTGGCTCAGCTAAACTATGAAAAGCTTACTGCCTTTATACAAGGAGGAGAAAAGCCCCTCCTTGATAATTCACTCCAGGAACTTCTTGGACTGAAGGAAGATGATATAGATCGATTGAGTACTGTTCTGACCTCGGCACTGCTTTCTTTTGTTGAGGGGCAGGTGGAAGGAATCCTCGGAGCTTTAAATGTTAAGGAGGTGGTACGCCAGAGGATCAACAGCCTTGAGATGGAAGAGGTGGAACGGATCGTTTTGGATGTGATGGCAAGTCAATTTCAATGGATTAACATTTTTGGAGCTATCCTGGGAGCCCTTATCGGTATTGGACAGGTGGGCCTTTCTTTTTTCATGAAGTGA
- the rlmN gene encoding 23S rRNA (adenine(2503)-C(2))-methyltransferase RlmN, with the protein MEILSGLTLPELTALMAPLPPYRGRQIFKWIARGAESFEEMTDLPCSLREELASRFTLHATEIAQQLTDKDGTIKLQLRCADNSLVEAVLLQDGMGRKTACISTQVGCPIGCLFCKTGTLGFFRNLSPSEIVDQFFHLQKVGGTISNIVVMGMGEPLLNLEALRKAIDIWTSPEGLNLSHRRITISTSGIVPGITELAEKGPEVRLAVSLTTADPQLRNRLMPINRTYPLDTLKESLLLYQQKQHHRITLEAVLLKGINTRPQDIRALQEFCRSLKVMVNLIPWNPVEGLGMDDKNFAEPAPAEVENFARQLEKTGIPVTIRYKKGRGVSGSCGQLGALPYQTEA; encoded by the coding sequence ATGGAAATTCTCTCAGGTTTAACCCTTCCCGAGCTAACCGCCCTGATGGCCCCCCTGCCCCCCTATCGGGGGCGGCAAATTTTTAAATGGATCGCCCGCGGAGCCGAGAGCTTTGAGGAAATGACGGACCTTCCTTGCTCCCTGCGGGAGGAGCTTGCTTCTCGATTCACCCTTCACGCTACCGAAATAGCCCAACAACTTACGGATAAGGATGGGACTATCAAACTCCAGCTTCGCTGTGCAGACAACTCCCTTGTGGAGGCGGTGCTCCTTCAGGATGGAATGGGAAGAAAGACCGCCTGTATTTCCACCCAGGTAGGCTGTCCTATAGGGTGCCTGTTTTGTAAAACCGGCACCCTCGGTTTTTTCCGTAATCTTTCCCCTTCAGAAATAGTGGACCAGTTTTTTCATCTCCAAAAGGTAGGGGGAACAATATCGAACATCGTGGTGATGGGTATGGGGGAACCCCTCTTGAATCTGGAAGCCCTCCGGAAGGCCATCGATATCTGGACGAGTCCTGAAGGACTTAATCTTTCCCATCGTCGGATTACTATTTCCACCAGTGGTATTGTTCCTGGCATCACAGAACTTGCAGAGAAAGGTCCAGAGGTTCGTCTTGCCGTCTCCCTCACTACCGCGGATCCCCAATTACGAAACCGTCTCATGCCTATTAATCGGACCTATCCACTTGATACACTAAAAGAATCCCTTCTCCTCTATCAACAGAAACAACACCACCGCATTACCCTGGAAGCGGTGCTCCTTAAGGGAATTAACACGAGGCCCCAGGACATACGGGCCCTCCAGGAGTTCTGTCGGAGCCTTAAGGTGATGGTAAATCTTATCCCCTGGAACCCCGTTGAAGGTCTTGGGATGGATGATAAAAATTTTGCAGAACCCGCTCCTGCGGAGGTAGAAAATTTTGCCCGACAGCTAGAAAAAACCGGCATTCCCGTAACTATTCGCTATAAGAAAGGCCGCGGCGTATCCGGCTCGTGCGGACAATTGGGGGCACTTCCCTATCAAACGGAAGCTTGA
- a CDS encoding tetratricopeptide repeat protein — protein sequence MNFEIPEGLSQKEKDKFTEISELSKKGYHLLKENKIPEAVECFKTILEKDPDNNYALVGLGDAARKRGAFRDAVEYYRRCLSHHPGNNYALFGLADCYKALNQFQKAIEIWEQYLLHDDRNITVLTRVADAYRKVRDFRKSKAVYLRVLEMEENNPYALIGLGHLHYDFKEYRDALYYWEKMLELHKDNVDIRVLTSIGNCHRKLKTFAEGIPYFERALKMDPYNFYALFGLADCYRGLNQQYRSLEYWNRILEQDPRNKVILTRAGDAYRNMGELEKAQEYYHRALNIEFDVYAVLGLAIIAKMQGKYEDAIESLRRLIQQDQKNYRLYLELADCWLKKGEKERALEVLAEFQKLGIKNAAINELFEKLKQA from the coding sequence ATGAATTTTGAAATTCCTGAGGGGCTAAGCCAAAAAGAAAAAGATAAATTTACCGAAATTTCAGAACTTTCCAAAAAAGGGTATCATCTCCTTAAAGAGAATAAGATTCCCGAAGCGGTGGAATGTTTTAAGACTATCCTTGAAAAGGATCCCGACAATAATTACGCCCTGGTAGGGCTTGGAGACGCAGCCCGCAAACGGGGGGCCTTCCGAGATGCGGTGGAATATTACCGTCGTTGTCTTTCCCATCACCCGGGAAATAACTACGCCCTCTTTGGGCTTGCAGACTGTTACAAAGCCTTGAATCAATTCCAGAAGGCTATCGAAATTTGGGAACAATACCTCCTTCATGACGACCGAAACATTACGGTTCTTACCCGGGTGGCGGATGCATACCGCAAGGTGCGGGATTTCCGCAAATCCAAGGCGGTGTACCTGCGGGTCCTGGAAATGGAAGAAAACAACCCCTACGCCCTCATCGGCCTGGGCCATCTCCACTACGACTTTAAAGAATACCGGGATGCCCTGTACTATTGGGAGAAGATGCTGGAACTCCACAAAGACAATGTGGATATTCGGGTCTTAACCTCCATCGGAAACTGTCACCGCAAGCTCAAAACCTTTGCAGAGGGGATTCCCTATTTTGAACGGGCCTTAAAAATGGACCCCTACAATTTCTATGCCCTCTTCGGACTGGCCGACTGTTATCGGGGACTTAACCAGCAATATCGTTCCCTCGAATACTGGAACCGTATCCTGGAACAGGACCCCCGCAACAAGGTCATCCTTACTCGAGCGGGGGATGCCTACCGCAATATGGGGGAACTCGAAAAGGCCCAGGAGTACTACCATCGGGCACTGAACATTGAATTCGATGTGTATGCAGTGTTAGGCCTTGCCATCATCGCAAAAATGCAAGGGAAATATGAGGATGCCATTGAATCCCTGCGAAGGCTCATTCAACAGGACCAAAAAAACTATCGACTCTACCTTGAATTAGCGGATTGTTGGCTTAAAAAGGGCGAAAAAGAGCGAGCCCTAGAGGTTCTTGCGGAATTTCAAAAACTGGGAATCAAGAATGCGGCTATCAACGAATTGTTTGAAAAATTGAAACAGGCCTAA
- a CDS encoding RsmD family RNA methyltransferase has product MRITGGSLCGRRIAVPDGIIRPAMDRMRESVFAILGDLSGKSFLDLFSGSGIIALEAASRGASPIEAVEKDPRKRSQLLRNVAISPVHIHCHFMAVELYVKRAKNSFDVIFCDPPFPYAYKKELLEAISTSPLMQETSLLLIHYPREEQFETPPGKLMLTDRRQYGRSLVDFYSLQN; this is encoded by the coding sequence ATGAGAATTACCGGGGGCTCCCTCTGTGGTCGAAGGATAGCTGTTCCCGATGGCATTATCAGGCCCGCCATGGATAGAATGCGGGAATCGGTGTTTGCCATCCTGGGGGATCTCAGCGGAAAATCATTCCTCGATCTCTTTTCGGGATCAGGAATAATCGCGCTAGAAGCCGCAAGTCGGGGGGCCTCTCCTATCGAAGCGGTAGAAAAGGATCCCCGCAAACGGTCCCAATTACTTCGAAACGTGGCTATTTCTCCGGTGCATATCCATTGTCACTTCATGGCGGTAGAATTATATGTTAAGCGGGCAAAAAATTCCTTCGATGTGATTTTTTGTGATCCCCCCTTCCCCTATGCATATAAAAAAGAGTTGCTAGAAGCCATAAGCACTTCGCCCCTCATGCAGGAGACCAGCCTTTTGCTTATCCACTATCCCCGGGAAGAACAGTTTGAAACGCCGCCGGGAAAGCTCATGCTTACGGACCGTCGACAATACGGGCGATCCCTTGTGGACTTTTATAGCCTACAAAATTAA